In Candidatus Saccharimonadales bacterium, a single window of DNA contains:
- the greA gene encoding transcription elongation factor GreA, translating to MKKLYQITEDGKKELELELVGLKAQRGGIADKIADARDFGDLSENAEYDSAREAQGLLESRIAEIEDILLNADIIKAGKKSIVALGSTVELKTGTKTVKYSVVGPVEANPIEGKVSNESPIGEALMGKKVDDDVTIKTPKASITYKIVAIS from the coding sequence ATGAAAAAACTATATCAAATAACTGAGGACGGTAAAAAAGAACTTGAACTTGAGTTAGTTGGCCTAAAGGCTCAGCGAGGAGGCATTGCAGATAAAATTGCCGATGCTCGTGACTTTGGTGACCTAAGCGAAAATGCTGAGTACGACAGTGCTCGTGAAGCGCAGGGACTTTTAGAGAGTCGTATTGCTGAAATCGAAGATATCTTACTCAACGCTGATATTATCAAAGCTGGTAAAAAATCAATTGTTGCACTTGGAAGTACAGTTGAACTAAAAACTGGCACGAAGACGGTTAAGTATAGTGTAGTCGGACCCGTCGAAGCTAATCCAATCGAGGGGAAGGTTAGTAACGAGTCGCCAATCGGTGAAGCACTGATGGGCAAAAAGGTTGATGACGATGTTACTATCAAAACGCCAAAAGCTTCAATCACATATAAAATTGTTGCAATCAGCTAG
- a CDS encoding preprotein translocase subunit SecA encodes MISRQSALTKVFGDPQVRILKALQKKVGAINDLADTYKKLTKTELRQQTDVLKKRLEKGETVDSLLSDAFALVRESSDRVLGMRHFDVQLIGGMALHEGNVAEMKTGEGKTLVATLPTYLNALEGKGVHVVTVNDYLAQRDASWMGELYGFLGMTTGVIVNEASFVYDKNFDNEEHTDPRMRKLRPVTRKEA; translated from the coding sequence ATGATTAGTAGACAATCAGCGTTAACAAAAGTGTTCGGTGATCCGCAAGTTCGGATTCTCAAGGCATTACAAAAAAAAGTTGGTGCTATTAATGACCTTGCCGACACTTATAAAAAGCTCACAAAAACTGAGTTACGGCAGCAAACTGATGTACTTAAGAAAAGACTTGAAAAAGGCGAGACTGTTGACTCGCTTCTATCTGACGCATTCGCATTAGTACGTGAATCAAGTGACCGTGTCCTTGGAATGCGTCACTTCGACGTTCAACTTATAGGCGGAATGGCGCTCCATGAGGGTAACGTTGCTGAAATGAAAACAGGTGAAGGTAAGACACTTGTCGCAACCTTGCCAACGTATCTGAATGCGCTTGAAGGCAAAGGTGTTCATGTCGTAACAGTCAATGACTATCTTGCACAGCGTGATGCTAGCTGGATGGGTGAGTTATATGGCTTTCTAGGCATGACTACTGGTGTGATTGTTAATGAAGCATCTTTTGTTTATGACAAGAATTTTGATAATGAAGAGCATACTGATCCTCGCATGCGTAAGCTACGTCCTGTCACTCGTAAGGAAGC
- a CDS encoding aminoacyl--tRNA ligase-related protein: MRVSKLFTKTSKTAPADEVAKNAQLLIRAGFVFKVMAGVYAYTPLGLRTLEKIKQIVREEMNNIGGQELIMTNLQNKATWEGTGRWSDEAVDVWFKTKLQDDTELGLAWSHEEAIMEMMQQYIKSYKDLPTSVYQFQTKLRNELRAKSGIMRGREFVMKDMYSLHASEKDMDEYYISVIDAYDRIYKRLGIGDSTFVTFASGGAFTKFSHEFQTICDAGEDILYVSDDHKIAVNEEVLDDATTELGVDKTTLSPVKSAEVGNIFKFGTEKSEKMGIYYTDAEGKQQPIYLASYGIGITRVMGVLVEKFADDKGIVWPESVAPFKVYLVRIGGDEAVSHADALYDELTEKGIEVLYDDRDERPGMKFADAELIGLPHRVTVSDRLISSHEYEYTLRSTGETTILTRDDLIDRIS, translated from the coding sequence ATGAGAGTTTCTAAATTATTTACAAAAACCAGCAAAACAGCACCTGCTGATGAAGTTGCAAAAAATGCGCAGTTATTAATTCGTGCAGGATTCGTCTTTAAGGTTATGGCGGGAGTATATGCATATACTCCTCTTGGACTACGAACACTCGAAAAGATTAAACAAATTGTTCGCGAGGAAATGAATAATATTGGCGGCCAAGAACTTATCATGACAAATCTGCAGAACAAGGCCACTTGGGAGGGGACTGGTCGCTGGAGCGATGAAGCAGTCGATGTATGGTTCAAGACTAAGCTACAGGATGATACTGAGTTGGGTCTCGCATGGAGTCATGAAGAGGCCATTATGGAAATGATGCAGCAATACATTAAGAGCTATAAAGATCTACCGACAAGTGTTTATCAGTTCCAGACAAAATTACGTAATGAGCTTCGCGCAAAGAGTGGGATCATGCGTGGTCGTGAGTTCGTTATGAAGGACATGTATTCACTACATGCAAGCGAGAAAGACATGGATGAATACTATATCTCAGTTATTGATGCGTATGATAGAATTTATAAACGATTAGGGATTGGCGATAGTACATTTGTGACATTTGCGAGTGGGGGAGCGTTTACAAAGTTCAGTCATGAGTTTCAAACTATTTGTGATGCAGGTGAAGATATTCTCTATGTAAGTGATGACCATAAGATTGCTGTTAATGAGGAAGTCCTGGATGACGCCACGACTGAACTGGGTGTCGATAAAACAACGCTGAGCCCAGTCAAGAGTGCTGAAGTTGGAAACATATTTAAATTCGGTACAGAAAAATCTGAAAAGATGGGAATCTACTATACCGACGCTGAAGGTAAGCAGCAGCCTATATATCTAGCATCTTACGGTATTGGTATTACGCGCGTAATGGGTGTACTGGTTGAAAAATTTGCTGATGATAAGGGTATTGTCTGGCCAGAGAGTGTCGCACCATTTAAGGTATACCTTGTTCGGATTGGTGGCGACGAAGCTGTGAGTCATGCCGATGCGCTTTATGATGAACTCACTGAAAAAGGAATCGAAGTGCTTTATGATGACCGTGATGAGCGACCTGGTATGAAATTTGCCGATGCCGAGCTCATAGGTCTACCGCATCGAGTGACGGTTAGTGACAGGCTAATTTCCTCACATGAATATGAATATACGCTACGTTCTACTGGTGAAACGACCATCTTGACACGCGATGATCTGATTGATAGAATAAGCTAA
- the serS gene encoding serine--tRNA ligase, with the protein MLDIRFVRDNAEKVEKNAKNKGYVIDVKSILSMDDTRRTLGQKIDELRTRRNDISSAMTGGKPSDQLVEEGKDLKLQLADLEENLKIAEEAFIDEFKKLPNMALDTVPVGATEEENVVIKNSGNKPTFDFSPKNHWEIASAKDWIDKERAAKIAGARFAYLKGDLVRLEFALWQYGMDVLGNEEVLQSIIHENKLDVSSKPFIPVLPPAVARTEVFQATGRLNKEEQTYKIEDEDLWLNASAEHTLSPMYMNEILLEADFPIRMVGYTTAFRREAGTYGKDAEGIFRLHQFNKLEMESFSTKETSLQEHLFMVAIQEYLMQQLKLPYQVLEKCTADIGRPNAKGVDIEVWLPAQARYRETHTADYITDYQTRPMKTRVRRATGEVELAHTNDATVFSERPLIGILENFQTNNGDVIIPEVLRPYMGGREII; encoded by the coding sequence ATGTTAGATATTCGTTTCGTCCGAGATAATGCTGAAAAAGTAGAAAAAAACGCCAAGAACAAAGGGTACGTAATTGATGTGAAATCTATATTAAGTATGGATGATACGCGTCGTACACTTGGTCAAAAGATTGACGAATTACGAACGAGACGTAATGATATTTCGAGTGCAATGACAGGTGGTAAGCCATCCGACCAGTTAGTTGAAGAGGGTAAAGATCTAAAGCTACAACTTGCAGATCTTGAAGAAAATCTTAAAATTGCAGAAGAAGCTTTTATTGATGAGTTTAAAAAATTACCAAACATGGCTCTTGATACTGTTCCTGTTGGAGCAACTGAAGAAGAAAATGTTGTCATTAAAAATAGCGGCAACAAGCCAACTTTTGATTTTTCACCTAAAAATCACTGGGAAATTGCAAGTGCTAAAGATTGGATTGATAAAGAACGAGCGGCAAAAATTGCCGGCGCTCGATTCGCTTATTTAAAGGGTGATCTAGTTCGCTTAGAGTTTGCACTATGGCAGTACGGTATGGATGTACTAGGTAATGAAGAAGTACTACAAAGTATTATTCATGAAAACAAATTAGATGTTAGCAGTAAACCGTTTATACCTGTGTTACCACCAGCCGTTGCTCGCACGGAAGTATTTCAAGCAACTGGGCGCTTAAACAAAGAAGAGCAAACTTATAAAATTGAAGATGAAGACCTATGGCTAAATGCAAGCGCAGAGCATACCTTATCTCCAATGTATATGAATGAAATTTTACTTGAAGCTGATTTTCCGATTCGTATGGTAGGCTATACAACGGCATTCCGACGTGAAGCGGGTACGTATGGTAAGGATGCAGAAGGTATCTTTCGTCTTCATCAGTTCAATAAGCTTGAAATGGAAAGTTTTTCAACAAAAGAAACTTCACTTCAAGAACATTTATTCATGGTAGCGATTCAGGAATACCTCATGCAGCAATTAAAACTCCCATATCAAGTTTTAGAGAAATGTACGGCTGATATTGGAAGGCCAAATGCCAAAGGTGTTGATATTGAGGTATGGCTACCAGCGCAGGCTAGATATCGTGAAACGCATACAGCAGATTACATTACTGATTATCAGACCCGTCCTATGAAAACTCGTGTTCGTCGCGCTACAGGTGAGGTTGAGTTGGCGCATACAAATGACGCAACTGTCTTTTCAGAACGCCCACTTATCGGTATTCTCGAGAATTTTCAAACGAATAATGGTGACGTGATTATCCCAGAAGTACTACGTCCGTATATGGGCGGGAGAGAGATTATTTAA
- a CDS encoding amino acid--tRNA ligase-related protein, giving the protein MATLKDYRDERLRKLAELKELGIDPYPATSHRTHNAGDIVDKFDTLEGQTATVTGRIQSIRKFGKLAFIVVRDFSGQIQLFLRAGEISELDTEQGILGLEQLSLLDTGDFVEATGLIIRTQTGEISINVKTLRLLTKALRPMPTELINKEERFRRRYVDMNVNLEVRDRFVRRSKFWQATRQFFIDNDFLEINIPVLENTAGGADASPFVTHMDALDQDFYLRISHELPLKRLLVAGYERVFDIGARFRNENYSDEHLPEHIAMEWYWAYADWEKGMDLTERMIRSIVDATWKTRKFTLADGQTIDFGDDNIHFPRISFVQVLKEQYDIDVFDSSIEDIAAKLKENNLEVEKQDNRQRSLDKLWKKYRKTLGGPAFLVDMPTFMQPLAKVQSNNSALTEQFNLVFGGSEMCKAFSELNDPIDQYNRFLEQEKLRDNGDDEAQMMDIDYVEALEYAMPPACGLGFSERIFWSLEGVTAREGVPFPQLRNEVDDTTRAIYPDIIV; this is encoded by the coding sequence ATGGCAACACTAAAAGATTATAGAGATGAGCGTTTACGTAAACTGGCTGAACTAAAAGAGCTCGGTATTGATCCGTATCCGGCAACTAGTCATCGAACTCATAATGCAGGTGATATAGTTGATAAGTTTGATACGCTTGAGGGTCAAACTGCGACAGTCACCGGGCGTATTCAGAGTATTCGTAAATTTGGTAAACTGGCATTTATTGTTGTCAGAGACTTTAGTGGTCAAATACAGTTATTTCTTCGAGCTGGCGAAATTTCAGAACTCGACACCGAGCAGGGTATTTTAGGACTGGAACAATTATCCCTTCTTGATACTGGTGACTTTGTTGAGGCGACAGGCTTAATCATCCGCACTCAAACAGGTGAGATATCAATTAATGTTAAAACACTCAGACTTCTCACTAAGGCACTTCGCCCAATGCCTACTGAGCTTATAAACAAAGAAGAGCGTTTTCGTCGACGGTATGTTGATATGAATGTTAATCTAGAAGTACGTGATCGCTTTGTGAGACGATCAAAATTCTGGCAGGCGACCCGCCAATTTTTTATTGACAATGATTTTCTTGAAATTAATATTCCAGTTCTCGAAAATACGGCGGGAGGAGCAGACGCTAGCCCATTCGTTACGCACATGGATGCACTTGACCAAGATTTCTATCTTCGCATAAGCCATGAACTACCACTCAAGAGATTGTTAGTTGCGGGTTATGAAAGAGTATTTGATATAGGCGCTCGTTTTAGAAATGAAAACTACAGTGACGAACACCTTCCTGAGCATATTGCTATGGAATGGTACTGGGCATATGCTGATTGGGAAAAGGGTATGGATTTGACTGAACGAATGATTCGTTCAATCGTAGATGCAACCTGGAAAACACGCAAGTTTACTCTTGCTGACGGCCAGACTATAGATTTTGGCGACGATAATATTCATTTTCCTAGGATTAGCTTCGTACAGGTATTAAAAGAGCAGTACGACATAGACGTCTTTGATTCATCTATTGAAGATATCGCAGCGAAACTTAAAGAAAATAATCTTGAGGTTGAAAAACAAGATAATCGCCAACGTAGCCTTGATAAATTGTGGAAAAAATATCGCAAAACACTTGGTGGCCCTGCGTTTTTAGTGGATATGCCAACTTTCATGCAGCCACTCGCTAAAGTCCAATCAAATAATTCAGCTCTTACAGAGCAATTCAACTTAGTTTTTGGTGGAAGTGAAATGTGCAAAGCGTTCTCAGAGCTCAATGACCCAATTGACCAATATAATCGTTTTCTCGAGCAGGAAAAGTTACGAGATAATGGTGATGATGAAGCTCAGATGATGGATATCGATTATGTCGAGGCACTTGAATATGCTATGCCACCAGCCTGTGGTCTTGGCTTTTCTGAGCGTATTTTTTGGTCACTTGAAGGCGTAACTGCCCGCGAGGGTGTTCCATTCCCGCAGCTGCGAAATGAAGTCGACGACACGACACGTGCAATTTATCCTGATATCATAGTGTGA
- the raiA gene encoding ribosome-associated translation inhibitor RaiA has translation MIKAIDITGVKFELDDTTKKYVTRKIGRLDRYLPRHARKSVTAEVKLREVNKAHGNKYEAEIIMHVPDKMLTAKDSTVNVLAAVDIAEAKIVAQLHKYKEATIPHVGRRGVLSRFKRSYAREM, from the coding sequence ATGATTAAAGCAATTGATATTACTGGGGTCAAATTTGAACTTGACGATACGACAAAAAAATACGTCACCAGAAAGATTGGACGGCTCGATCGCTATCTTCCGCGTCATGCACGCAAAAGCGTGACGGCTGAGGTTAAGCTACGCGAAGTTAATAAGGCACATGGAAACAAGTACGAAGCTGAGATTATTATGCATGTCCCCGATAAGATGCTAACAGCGAAAGACTCAACAGTTAATGTACTTGCAGCTGTTGATATAGCAGAGGCAAAAATTGTCGCACAGCTACACAAGTATAAAGAAGCTACAATTCCACACGTTGGCCGTCGTGGCGTTCTAAGTCGCTTTAAACGCAGCTATGCGCGTGAAATGTAG
- a CDS encoding helicase-related protein, whose protein sequence is MNNDIIPQLPIYGFRENILDAVDNNQVTIITAETGAGKSTQVPQYLAEHGYQKVIVTQPRILAARNLSHRVREELAVRTGRNSDQIVGYRTAHERDDSSETQILYCTDGLQLVREITGAGISERQVLVLDEVHEWNENMEVLVAWAKKRCQEEPRFKVVIMSATIETSTLATYFSTEAVIVVPGRTHAVTKRRGTDVINEILNKLTTMKSNMLVFLPGKSEIQNVSDAVMVKATELGVPVIPLHSQLEATAQQDAFSSYPNGKIILATNIAQTSVTIDDVDVVIDSGLARQSEVRNGVEGLFIAQTSQADCLQRAGRAGRTKPGEYILAPYDTMPCLPLEERQEYATPEILRKHIDRLTLRLANVGIDIELLDFYHDPSHKAIAMAKSTLIALGALTKTGDVTNIGHQMEQFPVESNYGRMIVEAQKYSKAVQSKLAAIIGIQEVGGIVKGGPRYTGWHKYTKQIKSDLLAQYDVYLSLPDIDPELFEEIGIISKNVHKAKEVMERLDYDLGLGRDELTAVTLDEQEQLFRCIVAGQIDQLWLIDEHGDAVHISSKVHRELSSSTVVRNPKLVTGTPFDLQVPTHSGDLETLHLVQGITAVSTEWLIDLAPHLFAPRRGKPYYDPRSGNLSVRQLVRFGSQVLEGSGEPLRDKTPENRRLFIEALAAWLQEQLERERRNLSRYHTKRIPSISLRQLQQQVNAIADGAISLEELSSEKRRSLMGLAKLDTHLGSSFMAQLGTTRREPHRHESSHRGWQPRHKRKYDRRHEH, encoded by the coding sequence ATGAATAATGATATAATTCCACAATTACCAATTTACGGTTTTCGTGAAAACATCTTAGATGCCGTCGACAATAACCAAGTGACGATCATTACTGCCGAAACAGGAGCCGGTAAAAGTACTCAGGTTCCTCAATATTTAGCCGAGCATGGATATCAAAAAGTAATTGTTACGCAGCCACGCATTTTAGCTGCACGCAATTTAAGTCATCGAGTAAGAGAAGAGCTGGCTGTACGCACTGGAAGGAACAGCGACCAGATTGTTGGGTATCGCACTGCTCATGAGCGCGATGATAGTTCGGAAACCCAGATTCTTTACTGCACTGACGGACTTCAGCTAGTTCGCGAAATAACAGGTGCGGGTATTAGTGAGCGTCAAGTCCTTGTACTTGATGAGGTACATGAATGGAATGAAAATATGGAAGTTCTTGTCGCGTGGGCAAAGAAACGCTGCCAAGAAGAACCACGTTTTAAAGTAGTTATTATGAGTGCTACGATTGAGACTAGTACACTTGCTACATATTTTTCTACTGAAGCAGTTATTGTTGTTCCAGGACGGACACACGCTGTAACGAAGAGGCGGGGTACAGATGTTATAAATGAAATTCTAAACAAACTTACTACAATGAAAAGTAATATGTTAGTATTTTTGCCTGGTAAGTCAGAGATTCAAAATGTTAGTGATGCAGTGATGGTAAAAGCGACCGAGCTTGGTGTACCTGTAATTCCACTTCACTCGCAGCTTGAAGCAACGGCTCAGCAGGACGCATTTTCCAGTTATCCAAACGGTAAAATTATTCTAGCAACAAACATTGCTCAAACAAGTGTGACGATTGATGATGTAGACGTCGTAATTGATTCAGGGCTAGCGAGACAGAGTGAAGTTAGAAATGGTGTTGAAGGACTATTTATAGCACAGACGTCACAGGCAGACTGTCTTCAACGAGCAGGTCGAGCTGGGCGTACGAAGCCAGGCGAATATATTCTTGCACCCTATGATACAATGCCGTGTCTTCCATTAGAGGAGCGACAAGAGTACGCAACTCCTGAAATACTGCGCAAGCATATTGATCGCTTAACACTGCGACTTGCAAATGTGGGTATAGATATTGAACTCCTTGATTTTTACCATGATCCCAGTCACAAGGCAATCGCCATGGCAAAAAGCACGTTAATTGCACTTGGTGCGTTAACAAAAACGGGTGATGTAACCAATATTGGCCATCAAATGGAGCAATTTCCGGTTGAATCAAACTACGGTCGAATGATCGTTGAGGCGCAAAAGTATAGTAAAGCCGTTCAATCCAAACTCGCAGCTATTATTGGTATCCAGGAAGTTGGCGGAATTGTGAAAGGCGGGCCTCGTTATACTGGTTGGCACAAATATACGAAGCAAATCAAATCGGATCTTTTGGCACAATATGATGTGTATCTTTCACTCCCAGATATTGACCCTGAATTGTTTGAAGAAATAGGAATAATAAGTAAGAATGTACACAAGGCAAAAGAGGTGATGGAAAGACTTGACTATGATCTGGGCTTGGGAAGGGACGAGCTAACTGCCGTGACATTAGATGAGCAGGAGCAGTTATTTCGTTGTATAGTTGCAGGTCAGATTGATCAATTGTGGCTAATTGATGAACATGGTGATGCCGTGCATATTTCAAGTAAGGTTCATAGAGAGCTATCAAGCAGTACTGTCGTGCGTAACCCGAAGCTTGTTACGGGTACTCCTTTCGATTTGCAGGTACCAACTCATAGCGGAGACCTTGAAACTCTTCATCTGGTTCAAGGTATTACAGCTGTGAGCACTGAATGGTTAATTGATTTAGCACCACATCTTTTTGCACCAAGACGCGGTAAACCATATTATGATCCAAGATCGGGTAATCTTTCAGTTCGACAATTGGTAAGATTCGGTAGTCAGGTTCTTGAGGGAAGTGGTGAGCCACTTCGCGATAAGACACCTGAAAATCGAAGACTATTTATCGAGGCACTCGCTGCATGGCTGCAAGAGCAGCTTGAGCGAGAGCGTCGTAATCTTAGTCGATATCATACCAAACGGATTCCATCGATATCACTTCGACAACTTCAACAACAGGTCAATGCGATAGCAGACGGTGCAATTTCACTTGAAGAACTTAGTTCCGAGAAACGACGCAGTCTTATGGGGCTCGCAAAACTAGATACTCATTTAGGGTCTAGTTTTATGGCACAGCTAGGGACCACCCGTCGTGAGCCTCACCGCCATGAATCCAGTCACAGAGGATGGCAGCCACGGCATAAGCGAAAATACGACCGTCGTCACGAGCATTAA
- a CDS encoding DUF2207 domain-containing protein: protein MKRVGTILIAGVLSIISVLLPLNNAHASVDDFSFSNFNADYYLTKDSEGRSNLKVVETLTAEFPNFDQNKGINRAIPSVYDGHTVSFHLDSLLRNGQPEPVYSQTTENGNVVIATGGDNYLRGTQVYQLTYTLRDVIKDFGDHQEFYWDTNGTGWSQVFNKVTATVHFDDSSNSAFSGDVRCLEGIQNSNQECIADKNDTGVNFSSNGSIRANENVTMVLKFHAGTFTNRPWSILDSVSYIPLAIFSIIIIVSIVIWIKFGRNAKGRGTIIPQYLPPKDISVLMAGELYAAIPRAVTSQIIDLTVRHNIRLIESQVDGFFGKSSEYSIELLNSAGLTDIETEILTDLFGSLNTGQKYTFKKSDVTTGQKLQKSVKIVSKSAISLGYRQDYAKPTRILTISFYVAIIFLLIGFVGLNQSTDFAPVLSIILGFIAVGLASIVKANIHPLTDKGREVYDYLKGLEMYIKLAEADRMRVLQSPQGSEKVPVDLNDNAQVVKLYERVLPYAVLFGQEKQWVKELSVRYDQMNSQPDWYSGSSAFNAAVFASSISGFTTTATNFSSPSSSNSSGFGGGGFSGGGGGGGGGGGR from the coding sequence ATGAAAAGAGTAGGGACTATTTTAATTGCAGGCGTACTTTCCATTATTTCAGTCTTACTGCCACTGAACAATGCACATGCCAGCGTGGATGATTTCTCTTTCAGTAATTTTAATGCGGACTACTATCTGACAAAGGACAGTGAAGGGCGCTCAAATCTTAAAGTGGTTGAAACGTTGACCGCGGAGTTTCCAAATTTTGATCAAAATAAAGGCATTAACAGAGCAATCCCCAGTGTATATGACGGGCATACAGTTTCATTTCATTTGGACTCATTATTACGCAACGGTCAACCTGAGCCGGTGTATAGTCAGACAACTGAAAATGGCAATGTGGTCATCGCAACTGGCGGTGATAACTACTTGAGAGGGACTCAAGTATACCAATTAACCTATACACTGCGCGATGTAATAAAAGATTTCGGCGACCATCAAGAGTTTTATTGGGATACAAATGGAACTGGCTGGAGTCAAGTATTTAATAAGGTAACAGCGACAGTCCATTTTGATGATTCATCCAATTCGGCTTTCAGCGGGGATGTAAGGTGTCTTGAGGGTATTCAGAATTCGAATCAAGAATGTATAGCTGATAAAAATGATACAGGTGTAAACTTTTCATCGAATGGTAGTATCAGGGCGAATGAAAACGTTACGATGGTACTTAAGTTTCATGCGGGAACATTTACAAATCGTCCGTGGTCAATTCTAGATAGTGTCTCCTACATACCATTGGCTATTTTTAGTATCATAATTATCGTTTCAATTGTTATATGGATAAAATTCGGCCGCAATGCTAAAGGAAGAGGAACGATTATTCCCCAGTATCTTCCTCCCAAAGACATCTCTGTATTAATGGCAGGTGAATTATATGCCGCTATACCTAGGGCTGTGACGTCTCAAATCATTGACCTAACGGTGAGGCATAACATTCGGCTAATTGAATCACAGGTTGATGGATTTTTTGGTAAATCATCAGAGTATTCGATCGAACTACTAAATAGCGCCGGCTTAACTGATATCGAAACTGAAATACTAACTGATTTATTTGGCTCGCTTAATACTGGTCAAAAATATACATTTAAGAAAAGTGATGTTACAACCGGTCAAAAGTTACAAAAGTCAGTGAAGATAGTCAGTAAGTCTGCGATTTCACTAGGCTATAGGCAAGATTACGCAAAGCCGACACGAATACTTACGATTAGTTTCTATGTTGCAATCATTTTTCTCTTGATTGGTTTTGTTGGCTTAAATCAAAGTACCGATTTTGCGCCTGTTCTCTCAATAATACTTGGATTTATCGCTGTCGGCCTTGCAAGTATTGTTAAGGCAAACATACATCCGCTAACTGACAAAGGTCGCGAAGTGTATGACTATTTAAAGGGACTTGAAATGTATATAAAGCTTGCCGAGGCTGATAGGATGCGAGTGCTACAAAGTCCACAGGGTTCAGAGAAAGTTCCAGTAGATCTCAATGACAATGCTCAGGTCGTTAAGTTATATGAACGAGTACTGCCTTATGCCGTCTTATTTGGGCAGGAAAAACAATGGGTGAAGGAGCTTTCGGTAAGGTATGACCAAATGAATTCACAACCTGATTGGTATAGTGGATCATCAGCATTTAATGCGGCAGTTTTTGCATCTAGTATTAGCGGGTTTACTACAACAGCAACAAATTTTAGTTCTCCATCAAGCTCGAATTCGAGTGGATTTGGCGGTGGTGGATTTTCGGGCGGTGGCGGTGGCGGCGGCGGTGGTGGAGGTCGTTAA
- a CDS encoding type II CAAX endopeptidase family protein has translation MLQNSLNKLSGERPYDWVQLFFVPAWVLTGYVVSVVITSVLAISIAKLGIPLGLVNQAVYGLVISIVVYALTLMFVIGLPVLLKKQTVSRVLIGLTRLPSWKDILLAPAGFVIYFIASAVVMVLLAQFIPALNLNEAQDIIFKGLSEQYEFILAFLALVVIAPIAEEILFRGYLYGKLKRAVPTWVAMLMTSALFGLVHFQWNVSIDVFILSLVLCSLREVTGNISAGILLHMLKNGIAFYFLFINPLLSHTLGG, from the coding sequence ATGTTACAAAACTCTTTAAATAAACTTTCTGGAGAACGTCCCTATGATTGGGTACAGCTTTTTTTTGTGCCGGCATGGGTATTGACTGGCTATGTAGTCTCCGTTGTTATCACTAGTGTTCTTGCGATTAGCATAGCAAAACTTGGTATTCCGCTTGGTCTTGTGAACCAAGCTGTCTACGGACTCGTCATCTCTATTGTCGTATATGCATTAACGCTCATGTTTGTTATTGGACTGCCAGTTTTGCTAAAAAAGCAGACTGTAAGTCGTGTACTTATCGGCCTTACGCGACTTCCAAGTTGGAAGGATATTTTGCTTGCACCGGCTGGATTTGTTATTTACTTCATCGCTTCAGCTGTTGTCATGGTTCTCCTCGCACAGTTTATCCCTGCTCTCAATCTTAATGAAGCCCAGGATATTATTTTCAAAGGCTTATCAGAACAGTATGAATTTATTCTGGCCTTTTTGGCATTAGTAGTTATTGCTCCAATCGCTGAAGAGATTTTATTCCGCGGTTATCTATATGGAAAACTCAAACGAGCGGTACCGACATGGGTAGCAATGCTTATGACAAGCGCATTATTTGGATTGGTCCACTTTCAATGGAATGTTAGTATTGATGTGTTTATTCTCAGTCTTGTACTATGCAGTCTTCGTGAAGTTACCGGTAATATATCTGCAGGCATACTACTTCATATGTTAAAAAATGGTATCGCATTTTATTTCCTCTTTATAAATCCGTTACTTTCTCATACACTAGGAGGATAA
- a CDS encoding DUF5663 domain-containing protein — translation MNQYFITADTLDSLGIDLTGQDKDALLTHLNETLQERVGAEITDSLNDEQLKTLLDKQENASEEELGTWLEQTIPDFKQLVQDEIDILLGELAENSNGINETA, via the coding sequence ATGAACCAATATTTTATTACCGCAGATACACTTGATTCGCTTGGTATTGATCTTACCGGCCAGGATAAGGACGCCCTTCTCACCCATCTAAACGAAACTTTGCAAGAACGTGTTGGAGCGGAAATTACCGATTCTCTAAATGATGAACAGCTAAAAACTTTGCTTGATAAGCAGGAGAATGCATCTGAAGAAGAACTTGGTACATGGCTTGAACAGACAATACCCGATTTCAAACAACTTGTTCAAGATGAAATTGATATCCTTCTTGGCGAATTAGCAGAAAATAGTAACGGCATAAACGAAACAGCCTAG